DNA from Deltaproteobacteria bacterium HGW-Deltaproteobacteria-18:
GTATGCTGCATTCCCTGCAGGCAGCAGGGCAGGCAGAGGCGTCCGTGTTTCCGATCTGCTCCGCGCAGGCCTTGCGGGCGGGAGGCTTCCTTTTTTTTCTGGCCTACGACATGGGCATCTCTTTCATTCCCCTGCTGGCGCGCAAGCTTTACACCCCGTTGTGGGGGCTGCCCGAGCAGGTGCTTGTGGGCTTGCCCATTTCCGCGGAGATGGTTTGCGCGGGCGTGGCCCTTTTCGGCGCGGGCATGGTTTCGGAACGGTTCGGCTGGCGCACGACTTTTGCGCTGGGCGTGACGGCGGCGGCGGTGGGCCTCCTCATGGGCGGAGCCTCGACCTCGCTGCCCGCTCTGATCGCTGCGCGCGGCGCTTGCGGCTTCGGTTTTGGCCTGGTGCTCATGGCGGCGCAGATCGGGACCCTTGAGGATGAAAACGCGGGATATGGCTTGGCCGGGGTCTTTGCGGGCATTTTTTCCGGGAGCATCTGCGGTTCGGCCGGAGGGGCTCTTTTGGCTGAACGCATCGGTTTCGAGGCGGTGTTTTACGTGGCGGCATCGTTGGTGCCCATCGCCTTGCTGGCCCTGCTTCTCGGCGGTGGGCGCGGGAATCATGCCGGTGCGACTGAATCCGCTCCGCGTGCCGGGACAGTTCAGTCCGCGTCTCCGCACGCTGCCTGGAATTTCCTGCGCGATCCGCGCATACTCACCCTGCTTGGAATGATCGGCATTCCAGCAGCGCTCTGCCTGACGGGGTTCCTGCACTACATGCTGCCGTTGTTGCTGACCGAGGCGCAGACGTCTCAGTCCGATATTGGGCGTATTTTCATGCTCTATGGCCTGTGCTTCATCACCGTGGGCCCGATGCTCGGGCGTTGGCTCGACTGTTCGCAACGCAAGGGTGTGTTCGCGATGTTCACGGGGCTTTTGTCGGGAGCCGCTCTGCTGATCGCGGGCACCTCATCCACGTTGATGACCGCCGGAGTCGCGGTGGTGGTCATTGGGATTGCGCAGTGCCTGGCTGCGCCGTCCACGATGCTGTGCGTGATCGGCCTGGCCTCGGCGCAGAGGCTCGGGCGCGGAAAGACCGCCAGCATCTATCGGACCCTGGAGCGTGTAGGGCAGGTGCTCGGACCCATTCTGTTCGGCATGGCCCTGGTGCGGTTCAGCGTGTCCCAGACCCTGATCGCGGCGGGCTCGGCGGTTTGTGCCCTGGCGCTTCTTTTCCTGGTCTTCTGGCGGGTCAGCAGATCCCGTTCGTGACCAGCATCTGAAGTTCCTTCACGCGTTCGTCCTGCATGTCTTTTGGAAGATAGAGCGAGAGTAGTTCAAGATAGTCCCGGTGATTGACCAGTGCGCCGTCGGCTCTGATAAACGTTCTGAATTCGTCTTCGGAGGGGTAGCAAAAATATTGACGCTCGGCGGCGTTCTGGACAGCCCCCGGCAGACGCCCTCCCTTTTCAAGAATCGGCAGGTAGCGATTCAGGACATCGATTCCTGCAAAGTAGGTCCCGACAAAATTCCATAAAAGCGAGCGGGAATAATCGATGTCGTTCCACCCGATGTCGACGACGGCTCCGCTGTCGATGCCTTCGTCGATGTGAAAAAGCGTGCAGCCTGAACGGGCGTGGCGCATTTGCATGGCCCGGAACGGCCCGCACAGTCCCTGGATTTGGGGCAGCAAACCCGGATGCAGGCCGTACGCGCCCAGACGGGGGATGCGGATGATTTCGGCAGGGAAAATATAGTCGTAGCGGCAGGAGATGATCAGATCCGGGTCAAGACGCCGCATGTTCGCGATAGTCTGGGGCGTGCGCGCCCGGCCCCAGAGCTCGAAGGAGATGCCGTATGTCGCGGCCAGACCGGAAACGGTCTGGTACGCATCGGGGCATCCAAGGGGAAACTGCTCGTCCAGCCATGGGAAAATGCACTCCAGCGGCATGTCGCGTTCATGTTCAAGCAGACAGCCGGCCAACGGGTTTGCGCGCTCGGCCTTGAGCACATGGTCGGAGAGGATCACATGGATTTCATGGCGTCCCGCGAGAGTGCGCACCAGTCTGTTCAGAGCAAGGTTTCCGGCCAGATCATGTTTGACGCAAATGGCTATTTTCAAAATGTATCCGCATATTGGAGTTTAAGAGCAAGGACGCGGCCGAGGTGGCCGGACGGAGGACTAGCATACCGTTGCGGTGCTTACTAGAGCCGAAAGTCCGGTTTCAATGCCTGAATCCGGCTTGAACGTGAAACTTCAATCCTTATGTCAGCCGCGGTTGAAAAGTAATCAGGCCTTCATGATTGAAGGACATATTCAATTGAGTCGTAGACTGTATGAAAATTTGGTTTGCGATCTCCGTCGGTGTTGTTTTGTCATTATAATTCATGTATAAGTATTTTTTAATATTGGATTTTTAGCATTCCAAGGCGGTGTCGGGGCTTGAATCCGTTTCGGGCGAAGATGAGTGGGATTGTGCTCTTGCCGGATTTTTTTCCGATTCGATAGCCTGTTCACGAGGGAGTCGCAGTGACGCAATACGTATGGGTGCTCGCCTTGTTCCTTGCCGGATGTTCGCTTGCTCCCTCATATCAAAGGCCTGCCCAGAATCTTCCGCCGGTCTGGGAGGAGAGTGAAGCTAAGGGGGTTGGCGCCCAGTGGTGGCGGCGCTTCGACGATCCCGACCTTGACGCGATGGTGCAGGAAGCCCTGCATCACAACCGCGATCTCGCTGCCTCCATGGCCCGTGTAGAGCAGGCTGCCGCCGCGGCAGGCATAAGCCGATCGGCCCTGGTTCCCGTGCCCTCCATTGACGGCAGCGCCGGCGAAAGTTGGTCATCCAGACGCATTGCAGGTGCGCCACCCAAGGGTTTTGAAAAATCCCGGAATCACGACCTCTATATCGGCGCGGCCTGGGAATTGGATTTTTGGGGCAAGTACCGCAATGCCCTCCTTGGCGGCGAGGCGAAATGGCTTGCCTCCGAAGCCGATCTCGCCGGTGCCCGATTGCTTGTCGCAGCCACTGTCGCCAAGTCCTACTTTGATCTTCTCAATTATACCTTTCAAGTCGATGTCGCCCGGCGGACCCTGTCGCAACGCCTGCAGGCCTTGGACATGCAGCAAATCAGCGAGGAAATCGGATTTTCGAGCCGCGCCGATCTGCTGCGGGCCCAAAGCGAGGTGGAGAGCGCTCGCTACAGCCTGGCTTTGTCCAAGCTGGGGCTTGACGCCGCCCAAAGTACCCTCCTTGTTCTTCTGGGCCGCTCACCAGCTGAGATAATGCGCCGGAATTCCCCGGCACTGGGCAATGCCCTGAACTCTCTGCCCACCGTTCCGGTGCTGCCTGACGGGCTGCCTTCGGACTTGCTGACGAGACGTCCTGATCTGCGCTCCGCGGAACAGGGCCTGCGTGCGGCCCATTTTGACGTGGGTGTCGTGCGGGCCGACTATTTTCCTCAGCTGTCCCTGACCGGAAAGACCGGCTGGGCTGCCCAGGAAGCCGGAGACCTCAGCCTTGGCGGTTCATCGAGCTGGAACTATGGGCTGTCGCTGCGTCTGCCCCTTGATTTCTGGACCACCAGGTTTCGGGAGCTGATGACCGAAGCGCGCTGTCGCGAGAGCGTTGCGCGATACGAAAAGGCAGTTCAATCCGCCTTCCAGGATGTGCGCAATGCCTTGGCCCGTCAGGCTCTGCTGGCCGATGCAAACGCTGCCCTGGAACGCCGGATCGTGGATTTGACCGAGGCGGCGGACAAGGCTGAGGACAGATATCGCAACGGCTATTCCAATTTTCTTGAAGTGTTGGACGCGGACCGAGAACTCTTTTCGGCACAGCTCAGTTGGGCCCAGACCAGGGCTCAGCAGTTGCAGGCCTCGGTCGATGTGTGCGTTGCCCTTGGTGGCGGGTGGGAAGCGGATGTCTCTGCCCCCGCCCGGGATCGGAACGTGGTGGAACAAGATCTTTCGGTTGGAGGTACCCAGTGATTATTCCGGGTCGATGGTTCAGGACGGTTATGATCGTCGCGGCGTGTGTTTTTTCTTTCGCGGGATGCCTGAACGAGGACGCCGGAAAGGCGAAACCGGACAATGCTGCCCAACGGCAGGCACCTTCGGTCCTTGTACAGCAGGTAGCCCCCCGGGACATCGTTTTGACCCCGACCTTCGTCGGGCACGTGGAAGGCCTGAACTCCGCCGAGGTCCATGCTCAGGTCAACGGCATCCTCAAGAAGCGCTTGTTTCAGGACGGGCAGAGCGTCAGGGCCGGACAGGTTCTCTTCGAGATCGATCCCGCCTCGTATCAGGCCAAGGTCGACCAGGCAGCGAGTAGGGTGACCAGCATCCGGGCCCGTCTGAACAACGCCAAGCGTGATTTCGACAGAGTCGTTCCGCTGGCCGCGCGCAAATCCATCAGCCAGCGCGACCGCGACCAGGTGCAGACGGAATACGAATCAGCCCGGGCCGAGCTGGCCGAGGCCGAGGCCGTGCTGCGATTTGCGCTCATCGATCTTGAACTGACCAAGGTCAAGGCGCCCATTGCGGGCTTTGCGAGCATGGCCCTGCGCAGCGAAGGGACCCTGATCACGGCCGGTTCTCCCGAAAGCCTTTTGACCACCATTTACGTCATGGATCCGGTACATGTGGTTTTTTCCGTCTCCGACACCCAGATCCGCAAGATCAGGGAATATCTGGAGAGTGGCCGGGCCGTCATCCACGAGCCCATCCCGACGCGGCTTTTCATTGATGCGGATCGTGAATACGCCCATCAGGGGAAAATGGTCCTCGGCAACCCGGTCATCAGCCGCGAGACCGGGTGCATGATTTCCAAAGCGGTTTTTCCCAATCCGGACAAGACGCTGCTGCCCGGACAGGTGGTGCGCATCAACCTCGAATTCTTAACCTTCAAGGACGCCATCGCCGTTCCGAATCATGCCGTGTTGCAGGGGCGCGAAGGGGCGACGGTGGTCGTGGTCGGCGACGGCGACATCACGTCTTTTCGTCCCATCGAGGTTCTGGCCCGGGTGGGCCGGGATGTCCTTGTAGCCTCGGGCCTTGACCCGGGCGAGCGCATCATTGTCGAGGGCGTGAACAAGGTCGGTCCCGGCATGCAAGTCGCCCCGCGCGAGGCGGAAGGTTCCGGCCGGTCCGATCCTGCACAAAGCCCCAAGCAAGAAGGTTAGGGGCATGAAGGACGTATTTTTTCTCCGGCGTCCGGTTTTGGCCATGGTCATCTCGCTGGTGATCATCATCCTGGGCACGTTGGCCATGCAGCGCCTTCCCGTGGCCCAGTACCCGGACCTGGTTCCACCGGCGGTGTCCGTGACGGCCATCTATCCGGGCGCCAGTCCCGAGGTCATTTCGCAGGTTGTGGCGGCTCCTTTGGAGCAGGCGGTGAACGGGGCCAAGGATCTCCTGTATCTG
Protein-coding regions in this window:
- a CDS encoding transporter is translated as MTQYVWVLALFLAGCSLAPSYQRPAQNLPPVWEESEAKGVGAQWWRRFDDPDLDAMVQEALHHNRDLAASMARVEQAAAAAGISRSALVPVPSIDGSAGESWSSRRIAGAPPKGFEKSRNHDLYIGAAWELDFWGKYRNALLGGEAKWLASEADLAGARLLVAATVAKSYFDLLNYTFQVDVARRTLSQRLQALDMQQISEEIGFSSRADLLRAQSEVESARYSLALSKLGLDAAQSTLLVLLGRSPAEIMRRNSPALGNALNSLPTVPVLPDGLPSDLLTRRPDLRSAEQGLRAAHFDVGVVRADYFPQLSLTGKTGWAAQEAGDLSLGGSSSWNYGLSLRLPLDFWTTRFRELMTEARCRESVARYEKAVQSAFQDVRNALARQALLADANAALERRIVDLTEAADKAEDRYRNGYSNFLEVLDADRELFSAQLSWAQTRAQQLQASVDVCVALGGGWEADVSAPARDRNVVEQDLSVGGTQ
- a CDS encoding efflux transporter periplasmic adaptor subunit → MIVAACVFSFAGCLNEDAGKAKPDNAAQRQAPSVLVQQVAPRDIVLTPTFVGHVEGLNSAEVHAQVNGILKKRLFQDGQSVRAGQVLFEIDPASYQAKVDQAASRVTSIRARLNNAKRDFDRVVPLAARKSISQRDRDQVQTEYESARAELAEAEAVLRFALIDLELTKVKAPIAGFASMALRSEGTLITAGSPESLLTTIYVMDPVHVVFSVSDTQIRKIREYLESGRAVIHEPIPTRLFIDADREYAHQGKMVLGNPVISRETGCMISKAVFPNPDKTLLPGQVVRINLEFLTFKDAIAVPNHAVLQGREGATVVVVGDGDITSFRPIEVLARVGRDVLVASGLDPGERIIVEGVNKVGPGMQVAPREAEGSGRSDPAQSPKQEG